One window of Lemur catta isolate mLemCat1 chromosome 3, mLemCat1.pri, whole genome shotgun sequence genomic DNA carries:
- the PRUNE1 gene encoding exopolyphosphatase PRUNE1 isoform X2 yields MRLTSMHCTRLANSPSSLSTIMSYQRLTTEQMLRKDQKTICRQGIKVAISAIYMDLEAFLQRSDLLADLHAFCQAHSYDVLVAMTIFFNTDNEPVRQLAIFCPHGALRMTICGVLESSSSPSLKLTPAPSTHPHLQAYLQGNTQVSRKKLLPLLQEALSVYFDSMKIPSGQPETVVVSREQVDKELDRASNSLIPGLSQDEEDPPLPPTPMNSLVDECPLDQGLPKLSAEAIFEKCSQISLSQSTTASLSKK; encoded by the exons GACTGACCACCGAGCAGATGCTGAGAAAGGACCAGAAGACCATCTGTAGACAAGGCATCAAGGTGGCCATTAGTGCAATATATATGGATTTGGAG gCCTTTCTGCAGAGGTCTGACCTCCTTGCAGATCTCCATGCTTTCTGCCAGGCTCACAGCTATGATGTCCTTGTCGCCATGACTATCTTTTTCAACACTGACAATGAGCCAGTGCGGCAGTTGGCTATTTTCTGTCCCCATGGGGCACTCCGAATGACG ATCTGTGGAGTCCTGGAAAGCTCCAGCTCTCCATCCCTGAAGCTGACTCCTGCCCCAAGCACCCACCCTCACCTCCAAGCCTATCTTCAAGGCAACACCCAGGTCTCTCGAAAAAAACTTCTGCCTCTGCTTCAGGAAGCCCTGTCAGTGTATTTTGACTCCATGAAGATCCCTTCAGGGCAGCCTGAGACAGTGGTTGTGTCTAGGGAGCAGGTGGACAAGGAATTGGACAGGGCAAGTAACTCCCTGATTCCTGGATTGAGTCAAGATGAGGAGGACCCTCCACTGCCCCCCACACCCATGAACAGCTTGGTGGATGAGTGCCCTCTGGATCAGGGGCTGCCTAAACTCTCCGCTGAGGCCATCTTTGAGAAGTGCAGTCAAATCTCGCTGTCACAGTCTACCACTGCCTCCCTGTCAAAGAAGTGA